The following coding sequences are from one Candidatus Hydrogenedentota bacterium window:
- the dnaK gene encoding molecular chaperone DnaK: protein MGKVIGIDLGTTNSCVAVMEGGEPVVIANTEGARTTPSMVAFTRDGERLVGAAAKRQAVTNPQNTVYSIKRFMGRRHSEVAEEEKTVPYKVTATSSGDCQVEVMGKTCRPPEISAMILQKMRETAESYLGAKVEKAVVTVPAYFNDAQRQATKDAGRIAGLEVLRIINEPTAAALAYGLDRKKDEKVAVYDLGGGTFDISILAIGDDSFEVLSTNGDTHLGGDNFDQRIIDWLADEFMRDAGIDLRKDPMALQRLKEAAEKAKCELSSTLSTDVNLPFITADASGPKHLNYTLTRAKLEQLCDDLLQRTKNPCYRAIEDANVRPSDIDEVILVGGMTRMPAVGSIVKEIFGKEPHRGVNPDEVVAVGAAIQAGVLAGEVKDLLLLDVTPLSLGIETLGGVCTRLIERNTTIPVTKRQVFSTASDSQTAVTIHVLQGEREMASDNRTLGRFNLEGIPPAPRGIPQIEVSFDIDADGILHVSAKDLGTGREQKIRIESSSGLNESEIQRMVKDAEQHQEDDKRKRRAVEVRNNADALLYASEKSLREHGDKVSEEDRSRVSAAIEKLRSAKDGSDIDAIEAAMNGLTEASHKLAEAIYAEAAARQQAAGAGAAGQASSGPEFVEPGGGAQKSAGKQDTVDADFTVVDDDGKGKKG, encoded by the coding sequence TCTATTCCATCAAGCGATTCATGGGCCGCCGCCATTCGGAGGTGGCCGAAGAAGAGAAGACGGTGCCCTACAAGGTCACCGCGACTTCTTCCGGCGACTGCCAGGTCGAGGTCATGGGCAAGACCTGCCGGCCGCCTGAAATCTCCGCCATGATTCTGCAGAAGATGCGTGAGACCGCGGAATCGTACCTCGGCGCGAAGGTCGAAAAGGCGGTGGTCACCGTGCCCGCGTATTTCAACGACGCACAGCGGCAGGCCACGAAAGACGCGGGCCGCATTGCGGGCCTTGAAGTGCTGCGCATCATCAATGAACCCACGGCCGCCGCGCTTGCCTACGGCCTCGACCGCAAGAAGGACGAGAAGGTCGCCGTGTACGACCTGGGCGGCGGCACGTTCGACATCTCGATCCTTGCTATCGGCGACGACAGCTTCGAGGTGCTCTCGACGAACGGCGACACGCACCTGGGCGGCGACAATTTCGACCAGCGCATTATCGACTGGCTCGCGGATGAGTTCATGCGCGATGCGGGCATTGACTTGCGCAAGGACCCGATGGCGCTGCAGCGGTTGAAGGAAGCCGCGGAAAAAGCGAAGTGCGAGCTATCGTCCACGCTTTCCACCGATGTCAACCTGCCGTTCATCACGGCGGATGCCTCCGGACCGAAACACCTGAACTACACGCTGACGCGCGCGAAACTCGAACAATTGTGCGACGATCTGCTCCAACGCACGAAAAACCCGTGCTATCGCGCCATAGAAGATGCGAACGTGCGGCCTTCGGACATCGACGAGGTCATTCTCGTCGGCGGCATGACCCGCATGCCCGCGGTCGGTAGCATCGTCAAGGAAATCTTCGGCAAAGAGCCGCATCGCGGCGTGAATCCCGACGAAGTGGTGGCCGTCGGCGCGGCCATCCAGGCAGGGGTGCTGGCCGGCGAGGTCAAGGATCTGCTCCTGCTCGACGTCACGCCGCTGTCGCTCGGTATCGAGACGCTCGGCGGCGTCTGCACGCGCCTGATCGAGCGCAACACGACCATTCCCGTAACGAAGCGGCAGGTCTTCTCGACCGCGTCCGACAGTCAGACCGCCGTGACCATCCACGTGCTGCAGGGCGAACGGGAAATGGCGTCGGATAACCGCACCCTCGGCAGGTTCAACTTGGAAGGCATTCCGCCGGCGCCGCGCGGCATCCCGCAGATCGAGGTATCTTTCGATATCGATGCCGACGGCATCCTGCATGTCTCGGCGAAGGACCTCGGCACGGGCCGGGAGCAGAAGATACGCATCGAATCGTCGAGCGGGCTCAACGAGAGCGAGATTCAGCGCATGGTGAAGGATGCGGAGCAGCATCAGGAGGACGACAAGCGCAAGAGGCGGGCCGTCGAAGTGCGCAACAACGCCGACGCGCTGTTGTACGCCTCGGAAAAGAGCTTGCGCGAGCACGGCGACAAGGTGAGCGAGGAGGACAGGTCACGCGTGAGCGCCGCCATCGAGAAGCTGCGCAGCGCCAAAGACGGAAGCGACATCGACGCTATCGAAGCCGCGATGAACGGCCTGACAGAGGCGTCGCACAAGCTTGCCGAGGCCATCTACGCCGAGGCCGCGGCGCGGCAACAGGCCGCGGGCGCAGGCGCGGCCGGGCAAGCGTCATCCGGCCCCGAGTTCGTGGAACCGGGCGGCGGCGCGCAGAAGAGCGCCGGGAAGCAAGATACCGTTGACGCGGACTTCACCGTTGTGGACGATGACGGCAAGGGCAAGAAGGGCTGA